CTATGTCTTGGACTGTCCGATTACGTCTGCAAACTTCTGAGAGCTCCTCGAATTTGTCTGTGAGGGCCGAGATACTTGATCCCGATGCCGCATCAGAGAGAACTCTTAAAAAATTCGAGCGTTCGGCTTCTGTAATGGCCGTTGGTGGTACAAGTGAAATGCTTTCTTTTGCCCAGTCCAACACACTGGCGCCGTATGTTCTTGTCAAGGATAATAGAACATATGCTACCTGCAAGGAAATGAATAAAAAGTTCTAATCTACTGCTCATGGGTGAGTGGTGTTTCACTTCTAGGTTTAATGACTAGCAACTTGATATTCATTGGGTATCATTCGATAAAGGGAGgatgaaaaacaaaaatgtgTAAATGCACGAGAACGAATGTAACTGAATCACAAACTTTTAAGCACTACATACCTCCTCTAACCGAGAAGATGGCAAAGCTCCAGTCAAAGAAGCAATCAGAATTCTTGTAAGAGTTGCACCGCGACGTAGTATTATGTCATTGATAATAGCTTGGTACTTCGCCCCAGCAGAAGAGGTCGCAAGATCAAAGACATCCGATAAGAAAGTCAATATGGATTTGCAAGCATCCCTGTTTCACAAGCACAATCAGGAGATTGAAACTCATTCTCAATTAGAACAATAGAAAGCTTAAAACAGAAAGGGCTTCAATGCAATGTAACTTCACATAACACATCTCAAAATATTACTGTCGGTATGAGCAGACTACAGATTCATTAGCTTGATTCTGGGATCTCTCATAATAAACATAGCTCATCATATAACTGGGCTCGTAGCATGAATTTATTTCTAGGACATTACCTGTGCTGTATAGTAATCCCAATCATTGTGCAGTCAATCAATGGGGGAAATATAGAAGAGGGCACAAATAGATCAGGACAGTAGCGAATGCATCTTGATGCTAGCAGAAAGCAGTCGTCTGCAATATCCGGTCTAGCTGTAAAATCCTACATATGAACAAAAATGAAATAAGTATAATCATCTAGTTAGTCAACAGTACTGAAAGTGAATTGCCGTTAAATTCACGATGAAAATCAAAGAAAGTAAATACCTGAATTGTGACAAGAAGTTTTATCGTATGGCTGAAAAGTGTTTCTATCAGACTTCTAAGGTAACTCGCACAAGATGGATCAGATCCAAATATCTGCCGATGAATATATGTCAAggaaagataaatatttaaaccACTTCAGCtggatttaaataaaaaaaattagaattttaacaATTGTTAACAACCTTTATAACTTCACTTGAGAGGTACAAAAAGCAAGACTGATTATGCTGCTGATATAAGGCTTGGATCTCTTCGAGCATTGCGCCAATGGTGATTCCCATATATCTTCCACAAGTTCTTACctgtaggcaagaaaagacaGGCATAAGTCAATAGTCTAACTGTCcaggaagagaaaaaagaagttaCAGAGAATTCTAACATTAAAAAGAACAGTTCCTATCAGCTTACACTGTATAGGCCCAGATCCATGTTAAGTCACCACATCCATTCTATTATTAGTCATATATTGCACTAGTTCAAACAATGGTGAATCTTGaataattaatgaaaattaCTATAGCACGAAATGTTTATACTAAAGGGAAATATGACCATCCGGAATCAAGTTTCACAGAAATGTGTTAACTTATATATAAAGCACACGCATTACATCTCTAGGTCAATCAAGAAATACTAGTACATTCTACAATTTAGTGAATTTTCCTAGGCATATCAAGAAGGCGGAGTGCTATTGCCAGGGGAATCCAACAATGACAAGGTTCTCTTAGAAAACACCATTCAAGAAATATTATTTCCATTCAGAAATTTAAGGAGGCATAGAAGTTTTTAGATGAATTAAGAGATAACTTAGGAGTTGAATTAAAAGATAACTTAGGAGTTTCAAACAGTTGAATCCAGATTTTGAATCAAATGCTTTTCTATCATATTTATGATGATAAACATTACTCTGAGAGGTAATCTTCAAATGATTAGGGAGTTGAGAAAGATATCTTGTTCAAATAAACACAAACTAAAGCATGAGTCTATGACCACAAGCGAAGATTAAAGACAACTCACAGCATATTTGCAAGAACGGCATAAAGACTCCATCGTCCGCATATCCCATGCACGGCTACACCAAAATCATATGAGGACAAGATACATGCAAAGCTAACAATACAAAATTTCAGATTAGCACACGATACTTACTTATCAAAGATAGCTTTGAATACTGGCCAAATTCTCTGAATTGCATCAGCAACAATTTCCGGAAGATTTACATTCCTGAAAATTAATCGAGTTAATTGCAGAACTAAAAATTAATCAAGTTAATCGCAGAAGAACCATTTGTAAAAgggacaaaagaaaattaatctgTGGTTTACACAGCCAGCACCTGAAAATACAGGCTAGCCGGTTAATATGCACAATGAGCTGACGTGCTGGGACCTGCTGAAGAGCTGCTCCACCTTGATTAATTAGCTCCTAATTTTTAGGACCAACATGAGTTAACAACAATAGTGGTCAATGTGCTAGAGCAACTAAGTTAAAAATCAGCACCTCTAATGGATTAATGGCTGGAATGCAAATCAACTCCAAAGCCCTTTTGGCATGCTCTGGTGGCAGTTCCGTAATCACCACACTGAAATTTCAGATACCAAATTGCAAGATTAAGCATATAGAATGTGCCAACTATATGCAGCCCGTTCAATCGATGATAGTTGGAAATCAAATTCATCAAAGACAATCAAACCTTAAAGCTTCAACCAAATGTATGGAATCATCAGCAGATACTTTATAGCCACCCTCCCCGCTGATTGCTATATGATATATGTGGAAAAGACCATCAAGTGATCCAGAAAACTTTTTCCTGCAATCTTAACATATAAAACacagagttaaaaaaaagaaaatgcaaaatgctccaaagttaaagaaaactaaacataatataacttaggcaaaaataaataattctaacATTTAAAGAAAAGCATTGATATATACAAAATGAAAGCAAGCTTCGTAGCAATAAACTTAAGAATGGCATATCTGTCAATTCTAACAACAGATGAGAGGAAATGAACACAGCAATTTTGATTTCAGGCTATACACAAATTTGAGTATCTAGTGCGCTGTTGCTTCCAGCAAGCACGAGCATAAGCTGCTCATTGGTTTCGCAAATTTAACCAACCCAACAATAGCTCTTAAAATCATATGATCTCAATTTTCATAGTCAGAAATAAGATACTTCTAATAAGAAAAATGTTTCCAAGATGGATTACACACCTTCACATATATACTTGAACGAAAtagctgctgcagcagcagtaTCTTCTGATGCACTCATGCCCCTTGTAAGGATGTCAACCAGAGGAGGTAGGACAGAAAGTTCAACTGGAGCACCATCTATCCATTTTGAGTAGGCTCCAATGGTAGAACAAGCTGAGGAATTCCATATCATTGTACTTTCAGTTTGCACTTATGGACCACATATGGTGAGATGAGGTTAAGAGTTGCGTATTTCCAACGACATCAGGAGCAATACCTGTCTGTAGCAGTTGCAGTTGATGAGGGAGCTTTGGAAGCAACGCCATAACCTGCTTGGAACATACAAGTTATAGTATATTGCTGCATTTATTTATAGCTACATCCAAATCATATGAACTAAACATTTGTATCTGATTCTGTAATGATAGCTTTCTGCAAACAAATCTATGGCAACAGCAGGATCACAAGATGAGCTCCTTGGACATAAACAAAGAACATTGAAATCATAATGGACGAGGGATTATTGATATCTAATAACTTTGCATATCTAGCTGCTAGGTTGTTGTTGGTTCTTGGGAAACATTTTATGCAGTTTGGACATACACTTTGCTCCCCAGGACTAATCCAGTTTGTCCGTTCTAGACTTCTTAATCAAAAGTCTGCAGTTATTGTCaataaattatcatttttatttggTCCAGCAAATAAAATCTCACTAAAAACAATTCAATGCACAAGAGGAAATAAAAACAATATTCCGACATGCAGCTATATAGCTAAGTTAAAGTTTATCAACAGCTAGGTGGTATTACAGCAATTATGAAAAGCATGAAAGCTTCTTATGAACAACCTAATCCATTGGCAGACAGTTTCCTCGACGATTTAATATATACAATCACAAAGTGTCGTTGATTAGAATTAAGTCATACCTGGGGTAGTATTTCTGCTTCTTGAGTTGATACTGACTTAGCTATAGATTGTATGCAATAGAGAGCTGCCTCTACAGGTTGCCATTTGCCGCTTTTGTCATTTTCAGAATTTCCTACCGCCTGTAATAGAACAGTGAAAGATGTGGAAAGGTCCAAAATATTTCAGAAGTCAATGCAAATTTGCAACTAATCTGGCTGGGAATCAGGTGCAAGTTTAAAAGAAGAAGCTAAAAGCCATTgtagtttgaaaaaaaaaaaagaagcttacAAAATCGAAATTTACATCACTTTTCAGGTAGAAGACTGTTTTCAAGACGACTTTAGTACGTAACTATTATAACGACTACAAAAAGAAGTGAAAGCATCAATTCTATGTGTATTTGCAGCATTGTTTCTTCAAAAGGTGGGTTTGTCTCCTTGCTTATTGGTCATGGGGAGTTGCTAAGAGTCAACATGTGTTCGTGGGTGCGCTTAAGGAAAAAAGCAAGCTTAAGCGACGAGACCCTCCCTAAAGGAAAAGTGACAGAAGAGGGTTATGGAACAAACAATAAAATGTCAAGGGACTTATCTATAGGCTTTTGAATGTAAAGGGGGTAAAGTGATGATTTTGCAAATGTTACGGAGCCTTTGTATTAATATAGAAATTCATTTTAACCAAAGTCACCTGATACCGACATTGGTGAAATAAATGTTGTCACAATCGCCTGAAGTAGAACATAAATAGTCTTTTTAATGGGAAAAGAAGTATATTTCAGCAAATGACATATCAGAAAAACAACTTGTACGAAAGAAAATATGTCCA
This genomic interval from Ananas comosus cultivar F153 linkage group 8, ASM154086v1, whole genome shotgun sequence contains the following:
- the LOC109714170 gene encoding transportin MOS14 isoform X1 gives rise to the protein MDLQGTVKEALSALYHHPDDAVRARADRWLQEFQHTIDAWQVSDSLLHDASSNMETLIFCSQTLRSKVQRDFEELPSEAFGPLRDSLYALLKKHNKGPPKVRTQICIAVAALAVHVSVEEWGGGGIMSWLSNEMKSNPEYVPSFLELLTVLPQEAYSYKIAARPERRRQFEKELVSSAEVALTLLTACLGFDGLKEQVLEGFASWLRLSHGVSASTLASHPLVHAALSCLNSDQHLEAAVNVISELIHYTVSGNSGGIATQLPLIHVLVPRVMSLKEQLKDPSKDEEDVKAIARLFADMGDSYVDLIATGSDEAMLIVQALLEVVSHPEFDISSMTYNFWHSLQDNLTRRDSYMSYGSDASIKIERNRRLQIFRPPYEMLVSLVSFRVEYPEDYQDLSEEDHKDFKHTRYAVSDVLLDATEVLGGEQTLKILFLKLVQAVGNSENDKSGKWQPVEAALYCIQSIAKSVSTQEAEILPQVMALLPKLPHQLQLLQTACSTIGAYSKWIDGAPVELSVLPPLVDILTRGMSASEDTAAAAAISFKYICEDCRKKFSGSLDGLFHIYHIAISGEGGYKVSADDSIHLVEALSVVITELPPEHAKRALELICIPAINPLEELINQGGAALQQVPARQLIVHINRLACIFRNVNLPEIVADAIQRIWPVFKAIFDNRAWDMRTMESLCRSCKYAVRTCGRYMGITIGAMLEEIQALYQQHNQSCFLYLSSEVIKIFGSDPSCASYLRSLIETLFSHTIKLLVTIQDFTARPDIADDCFLLASRCIRYCPDLFVPSSIFPPLIDCTMIGITIQHRDACKSILTFLSDVFDLATSSAGAKYQAIINDIILRRGATLTRILIASLTGALPSSRLEEVAYVLLSLTRTYGASVLDWAKESISLVPPTAITEAERSNFLRVLSDAASGSSISALTDKFEELSEVCRRNRTVQDIVQGALRPLDLNFTTVT
- the LOC109714170 gene encoding transportin MOS14 isoform X2 yields the protein MSWLSNEMKSNPEYVPSFLELLTVLPQEAYSYKIAARPERRRQFEKELVSSAEVALTLLTACLGFDGLKEQVLEGFASWLRLSHGVSASTLASHPLVHAALSCLNSDQHLEAAVNVISELIHYTVSGNSGGIATQLPLIHVLVPRVMSLKEQLKDPSKDEEDVKAIARLFADMGDSYVDLIATGSDEAMLIVQALLEVVSHPEFDISSMTYNFWHSLQDNLTRRDSYMSYGSDASIKIERNRRLQIFRPPYEMLVSLVSFRVEYPEDYQDLSEEDHKDFKHTRYAVSDVLLDATEVLGGEQTLKILFLKLVQAVGNSENDKSGKWQPVEAALYCIQSIAKSVSTQEAEILPQVMALLPKLPHQLQLLQTACSTIGAYSKWIDGAPVELSVLPPLVDILTRGMSASEDTAAAAAISFKYICEDCRKKFSGSLDGLFHIYHIAISGEGGYKVSADDSIHLVEALSVVITELPPEHAKRALELICIPAINPLEELINQGGAALQQVPARQLIVHINRLACIFRNVNLPEIVADAIQRIWPVFKAIFDNRAWDMRTMESLCRSCKYAVRTCGRYMGITIGAMLEEIQALYQQHNQSCFLYLSSEVIKIFGSDPSCASYLRSLIETLFSHTIKLLVTIQDFTARPDIADDCFLLASRCIRYCPDLFVPSSIFPPLIDCTMIGITIQHRDACKSILTFLSDVFDLATSSAGAKYQAIINDIILRRGATLTRILIASLTGALPSSRLEEVAYVLLSLTRTYGASVLDWAKESISLVPPTAITEAERSNFLRVLSDAASGSSISALTDKFEELSEVCRRNRTVQDIVQGALRPLDLNFTTVT